The following are from one region of the Methyloversatilis discipulorum genome:
- the mfd gene encoding transcription-repair coupling factor: MTSSPSLLSRLPRPRPGGRTDWPKLPGGAQALALSELARELGAPLVVVAARPMDAQRLLDELRWFAPALRSFQLPDWETLPYDQFSPHADLVSERLETLYALMRGELDVLVVPASTALYRLAPREYLAAHTFFVKQGSKLDVEGLRLQLTIAGYSAVTQVVAPGEYSVRGGLVDLYPTGSALPYRIDLFDDEVESIRTFDVDTQRTVFPTQEIRLLPAREFPMDDKARAAFRSRFRETFEGDPSKSVIYKDVSNGVPSAGIEYYIPLFFERTDTLFDYLPANAVVALDYEVNDAIADFWRDTKSRFDLMKGERARPILPPPDLFLSEEQFHVSLANRPIVRLGRGDEVAAVTPLPDLAVERKSDDPLFRLRALVAAQRVLVVAESAGRRETLTDYFTEYGLANAACDSFDAALASEARLLIATGPLAEGFALTSPPVALVTESELYPTQARARSKRDGRKVTAENFLRDLTELKVGDPVVHLQHGIGRYIGLMHMDLGEGETEFLHLEYADGDKLYVPVSQLHQISRYSGAPGDQITLHKLGSGQWEKAKKKAAAQVRDTAAELLALYAQRSARKGHTFGFRQHDMDAFAEGFGFEETPDQLNAISAVVGDMTSGRPMDRLVCGDVGFGKTEVALRAAFVAVADGKQVAVLAPTTLLAEQHYQTFTDRFAQVAHEWPARIAEISRFKSAKEQTQALKEAAEGKIDVLIGTHRLLQKDVKFARLGLVIIDEEHRFGVRQKEALKALRAEVDVLTLTATPIPRTLAMSLEGIRDFSVIATAPQKRLAIKTFVSPWSRGLIREAVLREFKRGGQVYFLHNEVDTIEEMKTRLADLLPEARIVVGHGQLPERELERVMREFTQRKHNVLLCTTIIETGIDNPNANTIIINRADRFGLAQLHQLRGRVGRSHHQAYAYLLTDAHAKPTEQGRRRLEAIQMMEELGSGFFLAMHDLEIRGAGEVLGDSQSGEMQEVGFNLYTEMLKSAVKALQKGEEADLTQPLDIVSEINLHTPALLPTKYCPDVHERLTLYKRLANCETEDELGGLREELVDRFGPMPDQTRALLETHRLRIAARPLGITKIDAHETLILITFCPNPPIEPIRIIQLVQKDRNFKLAGQDRLSWKRSSPDLDSRVGAVRELMKKLSR; the protein is encoded by the coding sequence ATGACTTCATCGCCCTCCCTGCTGTCCCGTCTTCCCCGCCCGCGCCCCGGCGGTCGCACCGACTGGCCGAAGCTGCCGGGCGGCGCCCAGGCGCTCGCGTTGTCCGAGCTCGCGCGCGAGCTGGGCGCCCCGCTGGTGGTCGTCGCCGCGCGCCCGATGGACGCCCAGCGCCTGCTCGACGAACTGCGCTGGTTCGCGCCGGCGCTGCGCTCATTCCAGCTGCCGGACTGGGAAACCCTGCCCTACGACCAGTTCTCGCCGCACGCCGATCTGGTGTCGGAGCGGCTGGAAACGCTGTACGCGCTGATGCGCGGCGAACTGGACGTGCTGGTGGTGCCGGCCTCGACCGCGCTGTACCGCCTGGCACCGCGCGAATACCTGGCCGCCCACACCTTCTTCGTCAAGCAGGGCTCGAAGCTGGACGTCGAAGGCCTGCGCCTGCAGCTCACCATCGCCGGCTACAGCGCGGTCACCCAGGTGGTCGCACCGGGCGAATACAGCGTGCGCGGCGGCCTGGTCGACCTCTACCCGACCGGTTCCGCCCTGCCCTATCGCATTGACCTGTTCGACGACGAGGTCGAAAGCATCCGCACCTTCGACGTCGACACCCAGCGCACCGTGTTCCCGACGCAGGAGATACGACTGCTGCCGGCGCGCGAATTCCCGATGGACGACAAGGCGCGCGCCGCCTTCAGGTCGCGTTTCCGCGAAACCTTCGAGGGCGATCCGTCGAAGTCGGTCATCTACAAGGACGTGTCCAACGGCGTGCCCAGCGCCGGCATCGAGTACTACATCCCGCTGTTCTTCGAGCGCACCGACACGCTGTTCGATTACCTGCCGGCCAACGCGGTGGTGGCGCTCGACTACGAAGTCAATGACGCCATCGCCGACTTCTGGCGCGACACGAAGAGCCGCTTCGACCTGATGAAGGGCGAGCGCGCGCGGCCGATACTGCCGCCGCCCGATCTGTTCCTGTCGGAAGAACAGTTCCACGTGTCGCTGGCCAACCGCCCCATCGTGCGCCTGGGCCGCGGCGACGAAGTGGCCGCGGTCACGCCGCTGCCCGACCTTGCTGTCGAGCGTAAGTCGGACGACCCGCTGTTCCGTCTGCGCGCGCTGGTCGCCGCGCAGCGCGTGCTGGTGGTGGCCGAGTCGGCTGGCCGGCGCGAGACGCTGACCGACTACTTCACCGAATACGGCCTGGCCAATGCCGCCTGCGACAGCTTCGACGCGGCGCTGGCGAGCGAGGCACGCCTGCTCATCGCCACCGGCCCGCTGGCGGAGGGCTTCGCGCTGACCTCGCCGCCGGTTGCGCTGGTCACCGAAAGCGAGCTCTACCCGACGCAGGCCCGCGCGCGCAGCAAGCGCGACGGCCGCAAGGTGACCGCCGAGAACTTCCTGCGCGACCTGACCGAACTGAAGGTGGGCGACCCGGTGGTTCACCTGCAGCACGGCATCGGCCGCTACATCGGCCTGATGCACATGGACCTCGGCGAAGGCGAAACCGAGTTCCTGCATCTTGAGTACGCCGACGGCGACAAGCTCTACGTGCCGGTGTCGCAGCTGCACCAGATCAGCCGCTACAGCGGTGCGCCCGGCGACCAGATCACGCTGCACAAGCTCGGCTCCGGCCAGTGGGAAAAGGCGAAGAAGAAGGCCGCCGCGCAGGTGCGCGACACCGCCGCCGAACTGCTGGCGCTTTACGCGCAGCGCTCGGCGCGCAAGGGCCACACCTTCGGCTTCAGGCAGCACGACATGGACGCCTTCGCCGAAGGTTTCGGCTTCGAGGAAACGCCGGATCAGCTCAATGCGATCAGCGCGGTAGTCGGCGACATGACCTCCGGCCGGCCGATGGACCGACTCGTTTGCGGCGACGTCGGCTTCGGCAAGACCGAAGTCGCGCTGCGCGCCGCCTTCGTCGCGGTGGCCGACGGCAAGCAGGTGGCCGTGCTGGCGCCGACCACGCTGCTGGCCGAACAGCACTACCAGACCTTCACCGACCGCTTCGCCCAGGTGGCGCACGAGTGGCCGGCGCGCATCGCCGAGATTTCGCGCTTCAAGAGCGCGAAGGAACAGACGCAGGCGCTGAAGGAGGCGGCCGAGGGCAAGATAGACGTGCTGATCGGCACCCACCGCCTGCTGCAGAAGGACGTCAAGTTCGCCCGCCTCGGCCTGGTCATCATCGACGAGGAACACCGCTTCGGCGTGCGCCAGAAAGAGGCGCTGAAGGCGCTGCGCGCCGAGGTAGACGTGCTCACGCTGACCGCCACGCCGATTCCGCGCACGCTGGCGATGTCGCTGGAAGGCATCCGCGACTTCTCGGTCATCGCCACCGCACCGCAGAAGCGGCTGGCGATCAAGACCTTCGTCAGCCCATGGTCACGCGGGCTGATCCGCGAAGCAGTGCTGCGCGAATTCAAGCGCGGCGGCCAGGTGTACTTCCTGCACAACGAGGTCGACACCATCGAGGAGATGAAGACCCGGCTGGCCGACCTGCTGCCGGAAGCGCGCATCGTGGTCGGCCACGGCCAGCTGCCGGAACGAGAGCTGGAGCGCGTGATGCGCGAGTTCACGCAGAGGAAGCACAACGTGCTGCTGTGTACCACCATCATCGAGACCGGCATCGACAACCCGAACGCCAACACCATCATCATCAACCGCGCCGACCGCTTCGGTCTGGCCCAGCTGCACCAGCTGCGCGGTCGCGTCGGCCGCAGCCACCACCAGGCCTACGCCTACCTGCTGACCGACGCGCACGCCAAGCCGACCGAACAGGGCCGCCGCCGGCTGGAGGCGATCCAGATGATGGAAGAGCTGGGCTCCGGCTTCTTCCTTGCGATGCACGACCTGGAAATCCGCGGCGCCGGCGAGGTGCTGGGTGATTCGCAGTCCGGCGAAATGCAGGAAGTCGGTTTCAACCTCTACACCGAAATGCTGAAGAGCGCGGTGAAGGCGCTGCAGAAGGGCGAGGAGGCCGACCTCACGCAGCCGCTGGACATCGTGTCGGAAATCAATCTGCACACGCCCGCGCTGCTGCCGACCAAGTACTGCCCGGACGTGCATGAGCGGCTCACGCTGTACAAGCGACTGGCCAACTGCGAAACCGAGGACGAACTGGGCGGCCTGCGCGAAGAACTGGTGGACCGCTTCGGCCCGATGCCCGACCAGACGCGCGCACTGCTGGAGACGCACCGCCTGCGCATCGCCGCGCGTCCGCTGGGCATCACCAAGATAGACGCGCACGAAACGCTGATCCTGATCACCTTCTGCCCCAACCCGCCGATCGAGCCGATACGCATCATCCAGCTGGTGCAGAAGGACCGGAACTTCAAGCTGGCCGGACAGGACAGACTGTCGTGGAAGCGATCCAGCCCGGACCTCGACAGCCGGGTCGGCGCCGTACGCGAACTGATGAAGAAGCTGAGCCGCTGA
- a CDS encoding ketopantoate reductase family protein — MRILILGAGGIGGYFGARLQQAGADITFLVRPARAEHLREHRLRVWSPFGDLQLTPDLLTAVDSPFDLVLLSCKAYDLTSALDAIAPAVGPQTVVLPLLNGIAHLDLLDARFGRERVAGGVAHLALTLDESGGIRHLNASQRLIIGARHAAQSAAIEALGAVLSGISPDYSVSADIEQDMWDKLVFIATLAGATCLMRASIGDILDTRAGRALIEGMLEEGAAVATACGRAPAAQRMTGYRAQLTEAGSTLTASMLRDVLRGARTEADHILGDLCRRADAQSVSVPKLDLACSHLQAYEATRARLSESSG, encoded by the coding sequence ATGCGCATACTGATACTGGGTGCCGGTGGCATTGGCGGCTACTTCGGTGCCCGACTGCAGCAGGCCGGTGCCGACATCACCTTCCTCGTGCGGCCGGCGCGCGCCGAACATCTGCGCGAACACCGGCTGCGCGTGTGGAGCCCCTTCGGCGACCTGCAGCTGACGCCGGATCTTCTGACCGCCGTCGACTCCCCGTTCGACCTGGTGCTGCTGTCGTGCAAGGCCTACGACCTGACGTCCGCACTCGACGCCATCGCACCGGCGGTCGGGCCGCAGACCGTCGTGCTGCCGCTGCTCAACGGCATCGCCCACCTCGATCTTCTTGACGCGCGCTTTGGCCGCGAGCGGGTGGCGGGCGGCGTCGCCCACCTGGCACTGACGCTGGACGAGAGCGGCGGCATCCGTCATCTGAACGCCAGCCAGCGCCTCATCATCGGCGCCCGCCACGCGGCGCAGTCGGCAGCCATCGAGGCGCTGGGCGCCGTGCTTTCCGGCATCTCGCCCGACTACTCGGTGTCGGCCGACATCGAGCAGGACATGTGGGACAAGCTGGTATTCATCGCCACGCTGGCCGGCGCCACCTGCCTGATGCGCGCCTCGATCGGCGACATCCTCGACACGCGCGCCGGCCGCGCGCTGATCGAAGGCATGCTGGAGGAAGGTGCTGCAGTCGCCACCGCCTGCGGCCGCGCGCCGGCCGCGCAGCGCATGACCGGCTACCGCGCACAGCTGACCGAGGCCGGCTCGACCCTCACCGCCTCGATGCTGCGCGACGTGCTGCGCGGCGCACGCACCGAAGCCGATCACATTCTCGGCGACCTGTGCAGGCGTGCCGACGCACAGTCGGTGTCGGTGCCCAAGCTCGATCTGGCCTGCTCGCACCTGCAGGCTTACGAGGCGACGCGGGCACGGCTGTCGGAATCGTCCGGCTGA
- a CDS encoding diacylglycerol/lipid kinase family protein: MPQSSPSADAPLFIVLNAGSGSSDAERTRETIESVLSGVGRAHRILYVEDARRLHTVAWQAVQEARIQKGIVVAAGGDGTINAVAQVVVGSGVAFGVLPQGTFNYFSREYGIPADTAEATRMLLTGRIRRVQVGWVNEHIFLVNASLGLYPALLENREEWKQQFGRSRIIALWAGLATLLRGHRRMTLEMEHAGRLRTLHTSTLFVGNNRLQLERIGVDEATALDEGRLAALALRPTGRLAMLWLLARGAFGRLGDADEVQSFSFETLRLSVLRRGRRGGRIKVATDGEVGWMRTPLEFRVIPDALPLIVPADGADG; the protein is encoded by the coding sequence ATGCCCCAGTCCTCTCCTTCCGCCGACGCACCGCTGTTCATCGTGCTCAATGCCGGTTCCGGCAGCAGCGACGCCGAGCGCACGCGCGAAACCATCGAATCGGTGCTGTCCGGCGTCGGTCGCGCGCACCGCATCCTTTACGTCGAGGACGCGCGCCGGCTGCACACGGTCGCCTGGCAGGCGGTGCAGGAGGCGCGTATCCAGAAAGGCATCGTGGTCGCCGCCGGCGGCGACGGCACGATCAACGCGGTGGCGCAGGTGGTGGTCGGCAGCGGCGTTGCATTCGGCGTGCTGCCGCAGGGCACCTTCAATTACTTCTCGCGCGAGTACGGCATTCCGGCGGATACCGCGGAGGCGACGCGCATGCTGCTGACCGGTCGCATAAGACGCGTACAGGTCGGCTGGGTGAACGAGCACATCTTCCTGGTCAACGCCAGCCTCGGCCTCTATCCGGCGCTGCTGGAGAACCGCGAGGAATGGAAGCAGCAGTTCGGTCGCAGCCGCATCATCGCGCTGTGGGCGGGCCTGGCCACACTGCTGCGCGGACATCGCCGGATGACGCTGGAAATGGAACACGCCGGCCGGCTGCGCACGCTGCACACCTCGACGCTGTTCGTCGGCAACAACCGGCTGCAGCTCGAACGGATAGGCGTCGACGAAGCGACGGCGCTGGACGAAGGCCGGCTGGCCGCGCTGGCGCTGCGCCCGACCGGCCGGCTGGCCATGCTGTGGCTGCTGGCGCGCGGCGCCTTTGGCCGGCTGGGCGACGCCGACGAGGTGCAGAGCTTCAGCTTCGAAACGCTGCGCCTCAGCGTGTTGCGGCGCGGCCGGCGCGGCGGACGCATCAAGGTCGCCACCGACGGCGAGGTCGGCTGGATGCGCACACCGCTCGAGTTCCGCGTCATTCCCGATGCGCTGCCGCTGATCGTCCCGGCCGACGGTGCGGACGGATGA
- a CDS encoding metallophosphoesterase family protein, with product MSALLLQISDTHFGTERPQVCDALRRLAHAQRPQVLLLSGDITQRARRAQFAAARAFADSLQIAQRMVLPGNHDIPLFNLPARLFAPYLDYRRAFGRAHDAVLDADGLRLVGLDSTRRLRHVDGQLSAAQIERAAGWLEQAPAGVLRVVALHHPVAVTRASERHNRVHGHAEALRRWLEAGVDLVLGGHIHLPFVRPLDGSGRAGWAVQAGTAVSSRTRRDAGNSVNLIRRRTHAGRPICTVERWDYRSTAGEFEMAALSALPLGN from the coding sequence ATGAGCGCACTGCTGCTGCAGATATCGGACACCCATTTCGGCACCGAGCGTCCGCAGGTATGCGACGCGCTGCGCCGGCTTGCACACGCGCAGCGCCCACAGGTGCTGCTGCTGAGCGGCGACATCACGCAGCGCGCACGGCGCGCGCAGTTCGCCGCCGCGCGCGCTTTCGCCGACAGCCTGCAGATCGCGCAACGGATGGTGTTGCCGGGCAACCACGACATTCCGCTGTTCAACCTGCCGGCACGCCTGTTCGCCCCCTATCTCGACTACCGCCGCGCCTTCGGGCGGGCGCACGACGCCGTGCTCGACGCCGACGGCCTGCGCCTGGTCGGTCTCGACAGCACCCGGCGGCTGCGTCATGTCGACGGCCAGCTGTCGGCGGCACAGATCGAGCGCGCAGCCGGCTGGCTGGAACAGGCACCGGCGGGCGTGCTGCGCGTGGTCGCGCTGCACCACCCGGTGGCGGTCACCCGCGCCAGCGAGCGGCACAACCGTGTGCACGGTCATGCCGAAGCGCTGCGGCGCTGGCTGGAGGCCGGGGTGGATCTGGTGCTGGGCGGACACATCCACCTGCCCTTCGTGCGCCCGCTCGACGGCAGCGGACGCGCCGGCTGGGCGGTGCAGGCAGGCACCGCGGTATCGAGCCGCACGCGCCGCGACGCCGGCAATTCGGTCAATCTGATCCGTCGCCGCACGCACGCGGGGCGCCCGATCTGTACGGTCGAACGCTGGGACTACCGCAGCACCGCCGGCGAGTTCGAAATGGCAGCGCTCAGTGCGCTGCCGCTCGGCAACTGA
- a CDS encoding phosphatase PAP2 family protein — translation MHASLSTPALLAEAVAANLLPLYFALLAGALALAASTLLSWRRLRPGGAASAARIASAGALGVGIASSAFALIAAAMSSGHALTEFDDALVTALSATQPADTLRVFARLTHFGDTATLTALGIGGTLLLAWRRHLVLAATWAAAIAGNSLLNVSLKALFERVRPVHDHGFTIETSWSFPSGHASGTVAAWGIAAYVLLRLLPSRWHLPVVLAAVAIALTTAVSRVVLQVHFASDVLAGMASGAAWLTLCITLSELLRRRVP, via the coding sequence ATGCACGCCTCTCTGAGCACGCCTGCACTGCTGGCCGAAGCGGTCGCCGCCAACCTGCTGCCGCTCTATTTCGCGCTGCTCGCCGGCGCACTGGCACTCGCCGCCTCGACGCTGCTGTCCTGGCGCCGGCTGCGCCCGGGCGGCGCGGCATCGGCAGCGCGCATCGCCAGCGCCGGGGCGCTGGGCGTCGGCATCGCGAGCAGCGCCTTTGCCCTGATTGCGGCAGCCATGAGCAGCGGTCACGCGCTGACCGAATTCGACGATGCGCTGGTCACCGCGCTGAGCGCCACGCAGCCGGCGGACACGCTGCGCGTGTTCGCGCGCCTGACCCATTTCGGCGACACGGCGACGCTCACCGCGCTCGGCATCGGCGGCACGCTGCTGCTGGCCTGGCGGCGACACCTCGTGCTGGCTGCCACCTGGGCAGCGGCCATCGCCGGCAACTCGCTGCTCAACGTGTCGCTGAAGGCGCTGTTCGAGCGTGTGCGGCCGGTGCACGACCACGGCTTCACGATCGAAACCAGCTGGAGTTTTCCGAGCGGCCATGCATCCGGCACGGTGGCCGCCTGGGGCATCGCCGCCTACGTGTTGCTGCGGCTGCTGCCGTCGCGCTGGCACCTGCCGGTGGTACTCGCGGCGGTGGCCATCGCCCTCACCACGGCGGTGAGCCGGGTCGTGCTGCAGGTGCATTTCGCCAGCGACGTGCTGGCCGGCATGGCGTCCGGCGCGGCCTGGCTGACGCTGTGCATCACGCTGTCCGAGTTGCTGCGCCGACGCGTGCCGTGA
- a CDS encoding ADP-ribosylglycohydrolase family protein has protein sequence MIDTSRFDAAWWGGFIGDALAMPVHWYYTRNRIAEDYGDITTYLPPHNPHPDSFLWRSEYTCTGSTDDILHEQARWWSGPRDIHYHQFLHAGENTLNVRLAILLAESLLACGRYDRDDYAHRYTDFMLTPGMHGDTYVEECHRAFFRNYGKGLEIDDCGSVDIHIGGLATLAPLILFHADDRDALRDAVIQHVDLTHKGEEMAAAAALYADLAFHLLHGATIDDALSRAEPAGHPALAFPYRDWAATRADDDVIGRQFSPACYLKDALPATLHLAVKYGGTPRDGLLANVRMGGDNCHRGVVLGTLLGAANGMPALPAEWVSGLYAAADCRRLLEALRARVS, from the coding sequence ATGATCGACACTTCCCGCTTCGACGCCGCCTGGTGGGGCGGTTTCATCGGCGACGCGCTGGCGATGCCGGTGCACTGGTACTACACGCGCAACCGCATCGCCGAGGACTACGGCGACATCACCACCTATCTGCCGCCGCACAACCCGCACCCGGACAGCTTCCTGTGGCGCAGCGAGTACACCTGCACCGGCAGCACCGACGACATCCTGCACGAGCAGGCTCGCTGGTGGAGCGGCCCGCGCGACATCCACTACCACCAGTTCCTGCACGCCGGCGAGAACACGCTGAACGTGCGCCTCGCCATATTGCTGGCCGAGTCACTGCTGGCCTGCGGGCGCTATGACCGCGACGACTACGCGCACCGCTACACCGATTTCATGCTGACACCGGGCATGCACGGCGACACCTATGTCGAGGAATGCCACCGCGCCTTCTTCCGCAACTACGGCAAGGGGTTGGAGATCGACGACTGCGGCAGCGTGGACATCCACATCGGCGGGCTGGCCACGCTGGCGCCGCTCATCCTGTTCCACGCCGACGACCGCGATGCGCTGCGCGATGCGGTAATCCAGCATGTCGACCTGACGCACAAGGGCGAGGAGATGGCCGCTGCGGCGGCGCTGTATGCCGACCTCGCCTTCCATCTGCTGCACGGCGCGACGATCGACGACGCGCTGTCGCGCGCCGAACCCGCCGGCCACCCGGCGCTCGCGTTCCCTTACCGCGACTGGGCGGCGACGCGCGCGGACGACGACGTGATCGGGCGGCAGTTCAGCCCGGCCTGCTATCTGAAGGACGCGCTGCCGGCGACGCTGCATCTGGCGGTGAAGTACGGCGGCACGCCGCGCGACGGACTGCTCGCCAACGTGCGGATGGGTGGCGACAACTGCCATCGCGGGGTCGTGCTCGGCACGCTGCTCGGTGCAGCGAACGGCATGCCTGCGCTGCCGGCGGAATGGGTAAGCGGCCTTTACGCCGCCGCTGACTGCCGGCGGCTGCTGGAGGCGTTGCGCGCCCGTGTGAGCTGA
- a CDS encoding diguanylate cyclase domain-containing protein: MKILLVEDSRAMAAVMSVRLASFGYEVTVAEHGEAAVAQFAQLAPDLILMDIEMPVMNGFEATARIRAIEATQDWAWTPILFLTASDTQENLITAIEAGGDDFIVKSVPEAVLQAKMKAMTRIAALRKRLSVANRLLKEQASRDGLTGLSNRRHMDLTLDLAWSEARESGRPFALLMLDIDHFKKYNDHYGHLAGDDCLRAVAQALSGVVERFNAERLTEGAFAARYGGEEFAVLMPVASKPVYERIAETVIAEVRGLAIPHERNADWGVVTTSVGGAFIDAADDELMHVFRTADERLYAAKEAGRNRAVLA; this comes from the coding sequence ATGAAGATATTGCTGGTTGAGGACAGTCGCGCCATGGCGGCTGTCATGTCGGTGCGGCTCGCGTCGTTCGGCTACGAGGTGACGGTGGCCGAGCACGGCGAGGCCGCGGTGGCGCAGTTCGCGCAGCTCGCGCCCGACCTCATCCTGATGGATATCGAGATGCCGGTGATGAACGGCTTCGAGGCGACTGCGCGCATCCGTGCGATCGAAGCGACGCAGGACTGGGCGTGGACGCCCATCCTCTTCCTCACCGCGTCCGACACGCAGGAAAACCTGATCACCGCGATCGAGGCCGGCGGCGACGACTTCATCGTCAAGTCGGTGCCGGAAGCGGTGCTGCAGGCGAAGATGAAGGCGATGACCCGCATCGCCGCGCTGAGGAAGCGCCTGTCGGTCGCCAACCGGCTGCTGAAGGAACAGGCCAGCCGCGACGGACTGACCGGTCTGAGCAACCGACGGCACATGGACCTGACGCTGGATCTGGCGTGGAGCGAGGCACGCGAGAGTGGACGCCCCTTCGCGCTGCTGATGCTCGACATCGACCACTTCAAGAAATACAACGACCACTACGGCCATCTGGCCGGCGACGACTGCCTGCGCGCGGTCGCGCAGGCACTGTCGGGCGTGGTCGAGCGCTTCAACGCTGAACGCCTTACCGAGGGCGCTTTCGCCGCCCGCTACGGCGGCGAGGAATTTGCGGTGCTGATGCCGGTGGCCAGCAAGCCGGTGTATGAGCGCATCGCCGAAACGGTGATCGCCGAAGTGCGCGGACTGGCCATTCCGCACGAGCGCAACGCCGACTGGGGCGTGGTGACGACGTCGGTCGGCGGCGCCTTCATCGATGCTGCCGACGACGAACTGATGCACGTGTTCCGCACCGCTGACGAGCGTCTCTACGCAGCCAAGGAAGCCGGACGCAATCGCGCCGTCCTGGCCTGA
- a CDS encoding electron transfer flavoprotein subunit alpha/FixB family protein, translating into MRTLVIAEHDNAELHPVTLHAVTAALQFGGEIDLLVAGHDCAAVAGPARRIAGVARVLHAEATHYADQLAEPLAELLRSVLADAAGHYTHVVAAAGGFARNLLPRVAARLGVAPVTDVVRIESPDTFVRPIYAGNVLVTVQSLDALKVLTVRATAFAAAPTGGDCPVLPLPAAADPARSRLVARQRVQGGRPDLGSARVVVSGGRALGSADNFRRLLEPLADTLNAALGASRAAVDAGFVGNDSQVGQTGRVVAPELYIAVGISGAIQHVAGMKDSRVIVAINRDADAPIFGIADYGLVADIFEAVPALTQALAGGGEGNFSS; encoded by the coding sequence ATGAGAACCCTGGTGATTGCCGAGCACGACAACGCCGAGCTGCACCCGGTCACGCTGCATGCAGTGACGGCGGCGCTGCAGTTCGGTGGCGAGATCGATCTGCTGGTGGCCGGTCATGACTGCGCCGCCGTGGCCGGACCGGCGCGCCGGATCGCCGGCGTCGCCCGCGTACTGCACGCCGAAGCCACGCACTACGCCGATCAGCTGGCCGAGCCGCTGGCCGAACTGCTGCGCTCGGTGCTCGCCGATGCGGCAGGTCACTACACGCACGTGGTCGCCGCGGCCGGCGGCTTTGCCCGCAACCTGCTGCCGCGGGTGGCTGCGCGGCTGGGTGTGGCGCCGGTCACCGACGTCGTGCGCATCGAATCGCCCGATACCTTCGTACGCCCGATCTACGCAGGCAACGTGCTCGTCACCGTGCAGTCGCTCGATGCGCTGAAGGTGCTCACCGTGCGCGCGACCGCCTTTGCCGCGGCGCCAACCGGCGGCGACTGCCCCGTGCTGCCGCTGCCGGCCGCCGCCGATCCGGCCCGCTCGCGCCTGGTGGCGCGCCAGCGGGTGCAGGGCGGGCGCCCGGATCTGGGCAGCGCGCGCGTCGTGGTGTCAGGCGGTCGTGCATTGGGCAGCGCCGACAACTTCCGCCGTCTGCTCGAACCGCTGGCCGATACCTTGAACGCCGCCCTCGGCGCCAGCCGCGCCGCGGTCGACGCCGGCTTCGTCGGTAACGACAGCCAGGTCGGCCAGACCGGCCGCGTGGTCGCGCCCGAGCTGTACATCGCGGTGGGCATTTCCGGCGCCATCCAGCACGTGGCGGGCATGAAGGATTCACGCGTCATCGTCGCCATCAACCGGGACGCCGACGCGCCCATCTTCGGCATCGCCGACTATGGGCTGGTGGCGGACATCTTCGAGGCGGTACCGGCGCTGACGCAGGCGCTGGCCGGGGGCGGCGAGGGTAATTTTTCCTCCTAA
- a CDS encoding electron transfer flavoprotein subunit beta/FixA family protein yields the protein MKVLVAVKRVVDHNVKVRVLADGSDVDIGSAKRAMNPFDEIAVEEAVRLKEAGVASEVVVVSCGVAACQDTLRSALAMGADRAVLVETAAELQPLAVARLLHALCEREQPQLVICGKQAIDDDAGQTGQMLAALLDWPQATNASKLLPGDGHVEVTREIDGGSEVLALTLPAVLTTDLRLNEPRFVSLPNLMKAKKKPVDSVTPEALGVDVAPRLRTLRMAPPPARTPGVRVASVAQLMERLRAEAQVI from the coding sequence ATGAAGGTGCTGGTGGCGGTGAAGCGGGTGGTCGATCACAACGTGAAAGTGCGCGTGCTGGCCGACGGCAGCGATGTCGACATCGGCAGCGCCAAGCGGGCGATGAACCCGTTCGACGAGATCGCGGTGGAAGAGGCGGTACGACTGAAGGAGGCCGGCGTCGCCAGCGAGGTGGTGGTCGTGTCCTGCGGCGTCGCCGCCTGTCAGGACACGCTGCGCAGCGCGCTCGCGATGGGGGCGGATCGTGCCGTGCTGGTCGAGACCGCGGCCGAACTGCAGCCGCTGGCCGTGGCTCGCCTGCTGCACGCGCTGTGTGAGCGAGAGCAGCCGCAACTGGTGATCTGCGGCAAGCAGGCGATCGACGACGACGCCGGTCAGACCGGCCAGATGCTGGCCGCGCTGCTCGACTGGCCGCAGGCGACGAACGCGTCGAAGTTGCTGCCCGGTGACGGCCACGTCGAAGTGACGCGCGAGATCGACGGTGGCAGCGAAGTGCTGGCGCTGACGCTGCCTGCGGTGCTCACCACCGACCTGCGCCTGAACGAGCCGCGCTTCGTGTCGCTGCCCAATCTGATGAAGGCGAAGAAGAAGCCGGTCGACAGCGTGACGCCCGAGGCGCTCGGTGTCGATGTCGCGCCACGCCTGCGCACGCTGCGGATGGCGCCGCCGCCGGCGCGCACACCGGGCGTGCGCGTAGCCAGCGTGGCCCAGTTGATGGAACGCCTGCGCGCCGAGGCGCAGGTGATCTGA